In a genomic window of Methylobacter sp. YRD-M1:
- a CDS encoding SDR family oxidoreductase, whose amino-acid sequence MPLIIEKTLSGQRALITGGSSGIGAAVARALAEAGARVAINYLSDAEDAQKLVDEIQACGGEAFAVQADVSCEEEVKLMFEIVIRRWGSLDILVANAGIQLDAAFCDMTLAQWDKVLAVNLTGQFLCTREAVKEFTRRGLIPELSSAMGKIICMSSVHDIIPWSGHVNYAASKGGVLMFMKSLAQEVAHRKIRVNAISPGAIRTPINRAAWETPEAERELLELIPYERIGEPMDIGHAAVWLASDASDYVVSTTLYVDGGMTLYPGFREGG is encoded by the coding sequence ATGCCTTTAATCATCGAAAAGACACTGAGCGGGCAACGCGCATTAATCACCGGCGGCAGTTCCGGCATCGGCGCGGCTGTCGCCCGCGCGCTGGCCGAAGCGGGCGCGCGCGTAGCGATCAATTACCTGTCCGATGCCGAAGACGCGCAAAAGCTGGTCGACGAGATTCAGGCGTGCGGCGGCGAGGCTTTCGCCGTGCAGGCCGACGTCAGCTGCGAAGAAGAGGTTAAGCTGATGTTTGAAATCGTCATAAGACGCTGGGGCAGTCTCGATATTCTGGTCGCCAATGCCGGCATCCAGCTCGACGCGGCTTTTTGCGACATGACGCTGGCGCAATGGGACAAGGTTCTGGCCGTCAATCTCACCGGCCAGTTTCTCTGCACGCGCGAAGCCGTCAAGGAATTTACCCGGCGCGGCCTGATTCCCGAACTCTCCAGCGCCATGGGTAAAATCATCTGCATGTCCTCGGTGCACGATATTATTCCATGGTCCGGGCACGTCAATTACGCCGCCTCAAAGGGCGGGGTGCTCATGTTCATGAAAAGCCTGGCGCAAGAGGTCGCCCATCGGAAGATCCGGGTCAATGCCATTTCGCCGGGGGCGATCCGTACGCCGATCAACCGCGCCGCCTGGGAAACGCCCGAAGCGGAGAGGGAACTGCTCGAGCTGATCCCCTATGAACGCATAGGCGAACCGATGGATATCGGCCACGCGGCGGTCTGGCTGGCTTCCGACGCCTCCGATTATGTGGTCAGCACCACGCTTTACGTCGACGGCGGCATGACGTTATACCCGGGATTCCGGGAGGGCGGCTGA
- a CDS encoding F0F1 ATP synthase subunit gamma: MKTLEALQRDMDTATDLQSIVRTMKVLAAVSIRQYEKALVSLADYNRTVELGLQAVLRRHRVVAPGRGQKPLQTGAIIFGSDHGLCGRYNESIVTHAMKELDNAGGRRILAVGSRIEASLHARGQEVEARFFVPGSVAGMTPLVQNMLLHIDNWQREGIERVLLFNNVHEQRTAYRARVRALLPVDLSLFNRTGGRSWPSRSLPLATMDSEKLLRSLIRQHLFIALFSACAESLAGEHASRLISMQVAEKNIQQRLESLTATYRQQRQNQITEELLDVVSGFEALGGGQ, from the coding sequence ATGAAAACCCTTGAGGCGCTGCAGCGCGACATGGACACCGCCACCGACCTGCAATCCATCGTCAGGACCATGAAGGTGCTGGCGGCAGTCAGCATCCGGCAGTACGAAAAGGCGCTGGTTTCGCTGGCCGACTATAACCGCACCGTTGAGCTGGGGCTCCAGGCCGTATTGCGCCGTCACCGGGTTGTCGCGCCGGGTCGAGGCCAAAAGCCGTTACAGACGGGCGCCATTATTTTCGGTTCCGATCACGGCTTGTGCGGACGCTACAATGAAAGCATCGTGACTCATGCCATGAAGGAACTCGACAACGCCGGCGGGCGGCGCATACTGGCGGTCGGCAGCCGTATCGAGGCGTCGCTGCACGCCAGAGGGCAGGAGGTCGAAGCGCGTTTTTTCGTGCCCGGTTCGGTCGCCGGCATGACGCCGCTGGTCCAGAACATGCTGCTGCACATCGACAACTGGCAGCGGGAGGGCATTGAGCGGGTGCTGCTGTTCAACAACGTGCACGAGCAAAGAACCGCTTACCGGGCGCGCGTCCGGGCGTTGCTGCCGGTCGATCTGAGCCTTTTCAATCGAACCGGCGGCCGGTCGTGGCCGTCCCGCTCGTTGCCCCTGGCGACCATGGACAGTGAAAAACTGCTGCGGTCCCTGATCCGGCAGCACCTGTTCATCGCGCTGTTCAGCGCCTGCGCCGAGTCCTTGGCCGGCGAGCATGCCAGCCGGCTGATATCGATGCAGGTTGCGGAGAAAAACATCCAGCAGCGCCTGGAGTCGCTGACCGCCACCTACCGCCAGCAGCGCCAGAACCAGATCACCGAGGAACTGCTCGATGTCGTGTCCGGGTTTGAAGCGCTGGGCGGCGGACAGTGA
- the ctaD gene encoding cytochrome c oxidase subunit I, whose amino-acid sequence MTEHERTQVIDSSEETRLLTEVWRSPPGFFGWFTHVNQTSIGKRFIITGFVFFVLGGLLAALMRIQLSAPENNFLPPDLYNQIFTMHGITMMFLFAVPIMEGFAIYIVPLMLGTRDMSFPRLNAFGYYVYLIAGVAMYLALFLGMAPAVGWFAYPPLADARYSPGMGVDFYATVITFMEISALAAAVELIATIFKQRAPGMSLNRMPLFVWAVLVMSFMIVFAMPPLMVGSVMLALDRTVGTHFFIPGAGDPLLWQHLFWFFGHPEVYIILIPALGMISDILTTFTQRPVFGYTALVLSLVAIGFIGFGLWVHHMYTTGMPHLASNFFTAASSMVAIPSGVQIFCWLATLWGTRPRFATPLLYVLGFFFIFVIGGLSGVMVASVPFDTQVHDTYFLVAHFHYVLIGGAVFPLFGGLYYWYPKLTGRLMNETLGKVSFWLTFIGFNLTFFPMHYLGLQGMPRRVYTYLEPLGWGDINLFVSLSAGLLALGFLSSFINIFWSLKRGEPAGDNPWHADSLEWGTSSPPPAYNFRHIPVVIERHPLWEYQEGQDIPVVTGIRSDRRELLVTSLLDAHPQYRAVMPGPSVWPLLLAVAVGIGFGGFMFHNIFPVVGFVLSFIALAGWFWPRELTREVREESS is encoded by the coding sequence ATGACAGAACATGAAAGGACCCAAGTCATCGATTCCAGCGAGGAGACGCGTCTTTTGACCGAAGTCTGGCGCTCGCCGCCGGGTTTTTTCGGCTGGTTCACGCATGTGAACCAGACCAGCATCGGCAAGCGCTTTATTATCACCGGCTTCGTGTTCTTCGTTTTGGGCGGTCTGCTGGCAGCGCTCATGCGCATCCAGCTATCCGCGCCGGAAAATAATTTCCTGCCCCCGGACCTGTACAATCAGATCTTCACCATGCACGGCATCACCATGATGTTCCTGTTCGCCGTGCCGATCATGGAGGGCTTTGCCATCTATATCGTCCCCCTGATGCTGGGCACCCGGGACATGAGTTTTCCCAGGCTCAATGCCTTCGGCTACTACGTCTACCTGATCGCCGGCGTCGCGATGTACTTGGCCCTGTTTCTGGGTATGGCGCCGGCCGTGGGCTGGTTCGCCTACCCGCCGCTGGCCGACGCGAGATACTCGCCGGGCATGGGCGTGGATTTTTACGCCACGGTCATCACTTTCATGGAGATTTCCGCGCTGGCGGCGGCGGTGGAGCTGATCGCTACGATCTTCAAACAGCGCGCGCCGGGCATGTCGTTGAACCGCATGCCCCTGTTCGTCTGGGCCGTCCTGGTCATGTCCTTCATGATCGTCTTCGCGATGCCGCCGCTGATGGTGGGCAGCGTGATGCTGGCGCTGGACCGCACCGTCGGCACCCATTTCTTCATTCCCGGCGCCGGCGACCCGCTGCTGTGGCAGCACCTGTTCTGGTTCTTCGGGCATCCGGAAGTGTACATCATCCTGATTCCGGCCCTGGGCATGATCTCCGACATCCTCACCACCTTCACCCAGCGGCCCGTTTTCGGCTACACGGCCCTGGTGCTGTCCCTGGTTGCGATCGGCTTCATCGGCTTCGGCCTCTGGGTGCACCATATGTACACGACCGGCATGCCCCATCTGGCCTCCAATTTCTTCACCGCCGCCAGTTCCATGGTTGCCATACCCAGCGGCGTGCAGATCTTCTGCTGGCTCGCCACCTTGTGGGGCACCCGGCCCCGCTTCGCCACGCCCCTGCTGTATGTGCTCGGCTTTTTCTTCATTTTCGTGATCGGGGGCTTGTCCGGGGTCATGGTCGCCTCCGTGCCGTTCGACACCCAGGTCCATGATACCTATTTCCTGGTCGCGCATTTTCATTATGTGCTGATTGGCGGGGCCGTCTTTCCTCTGTTCGGCGGCCTGTACTACTGGTATCCCAAACTCACGGGCCGGCTGATGAACGAAACCTTGGGCAAAGTCAGCTTCTGGCTCACCTTCATCGGCTTCAACCTGACTTTCTTCCCGATGCATTACCTGGGCCTGCAGGGGATGCCGCGCCGGGTCTATACCTATCTCGAGCCGCTCGGCTGGGGCGACATCAACCTGTTCGTGTCGCTGTCGGCCGGGCTGCTGGCCCTCGGCTTTCTGAGTTCTTTCATCAACATCTTCTGGAGCCTGAAGCGGGGCGAGCCGGCCGGCGACAATCCCTGGCATGCCGACAGTCTGGAATGGGGCACGAGCTCACCGCCGCCTGCATACAATTTCCGCCATATCCCGGTGGTGATAGAGCGCCATCCCTTATGGGAATACCAGGAGGGCCAGGACATTCCGGTCGTGACGGGCATCCGCTCCGACCGCCGGGAACTGCTGGTCACCTCGCTGCTGGATGCCCACCCCCAATACCGCGCGGTGATGCCCGGGCCTTCGGTATGGCCGCTGCTGCTGGCCGTGGCCGTGGGCATCGGCTTCGGCGGATTCATGTTCCACAACATTTTTCCGGTGGTGGGTTTTGTGCTCAGCTTTATCGCCCTGGCCGGCTGGTTCTGGCCGCGGGAACTGACAAGGGAAGTCCGGGAGGAATCCTCATGA
- a CDS encoding cytochrome c oxidase subunit 3: protein MNRFSAIDASKLPSYAFSHCVPIWWGIIGLIVVEATVFASLVISFFYLQTNFPTWPPDGTQPPELLKPTLATLVLLASAIPMYWADSSIKEGKTFPLKVGPLISIALALAFLIMKVIEYRDIGFRWDTHAYGSVVWAIVGFHSAHVLALILKTSVVTTLAWQNYFNSKRRIGVTVNGLYWYFVVIIWIPLYMTIYWASHLLQS, encoded by the coding sequence ATGAACCGATTTTCCGCCATTGATGCGAGCAAACTGCCAAGCTATGCTTTCAGCCACTGTGTACCGATATGGTGGGGCATCATCGGCCTGATTGTGGTGGAGGCCACTGTCTTCGCCAGTCTGGTCATCAGCTTCTTCTACCTGCAAACCAATTTCCCCACCTGGCCGCCGGACGGCACCCAGCCGCCGGAACTGCTGAAGCCGACCCTCGCCACGCTGGTGCTTCTGGCCAGCGCCATTCCCATGTACTGGGCGGACTCCTCGATCAAGGAAGGCAAGACGTTTCCTTTGAAGGTAGGCCCTCTGATCAGCATCGCCCTGGCCCTCGCCTTCCTGATCATGAAGGTCATCGAATACCGCGACATCGGCTTCCGCTGGGACACGCACGCTTACGGCTCCGTGGTATGGGCCATTGTCGGCTTCCACAGCGCCCACGTGCTGGCCCTGATCCTGAAAACCTCCGTCGTCACTACATTGGCCTGGCAGAATTATTTCAACAGCAAACGGCGCATCGGCGTCACGGTCAACGGGCTCTACTGGTATTTCGTCGTGATCATCTGGATCCCTTTATATATGACCATCTACTGGGCTTCCCATCTGCTGCAAAGCTAA
- a CDS encoding SMP-30/gluconolactonase/LRE family protein: MDDTEVLVTGLVFPEAPRWRGDRLWFTDQHARRVMTVTPDGQAECRLEMDDLPGGLGWLPDGTPLVVAMTERAVYRIIDHGLALHADLSGLAPFHCNDMIVTAEGRAYVGNFGYDLHGGEPPAETCLIAVEPDGRCRTAAAGLVFPNGCAITPDGTTLIVAETFASRLTAFLISDDGLLHSPHLWANLGDATPDGICLDKEGALWVASPGTCSVLRVSQGGDVLSLIRPTGIPYACMLGGPDRRTLFITTAETDDPYQALIMESGRIEVAEVAVPGAGRP, translated from the coding sequence ATGGACGACACCGAAGTACTCGTAACAGGCCTGGTCTTTCCCGAAGCACCGCGCTGGCGAGGGGATCGCCTGTGGTTCACTGACCAGCACGCCCGGCGCGTCATGACCGTCACGCCGGACGGACAGGCGGAATGCCGGCTGGAAATGGATGACCTGCCGGGCGGCCTGGGCTGGCTGCCGGACGGCACGCCGCTGGTTGTGGCCATGACCGAACGGGCGGTTTATCGCATCATCGACCACGGGCTTGCCCTGCATGCCGACCTGTCCGGTCTGGCTCCGTTCCACTGCAACGACATGATCGTCACGGCCGAGGGCCGGGCTTATGTCGGCAACTTCGGCTACGACCTGCACGGCGGCGAGCCGCCGGCTGAAACCTGCCTGATTGCGGTCGAGCCCGACGGCCGGTGCCGGACAGCGGCGGCAGGACTGGTCTTTCCCAACGGCTGCGCCATCACCCCGGACGGCACCACGCTGATCGTGGCGGAAACTTTCGCCTCCCGCCTGACGGCTTTTCTGATCAGCGATGACGGCCTGCTGCATTCGCCCCATCTCTGGGCGAACCTGGGTGATGCGACGCCGGACGGCATCTGCCTCGACAAGGAAGGCGCGCTATGGGTTGCCAGCCCCGGCACATGTTCGGTGCTTCGCGTCAGCCAGGGCGGCGACGTGTTATCCCTGATTCGCCCGACAGGCATCCCTTACGCCTGCATGCTGGGCGGACCGGACCGGCGAACCCTGTTCATAACGACTGCCGAAACGGATGATCCGTATCAGGCCCTGATCATGGAATCGGGGCGCATAGAGGTTGCCGAGGTCGCCGTACCGGGCGCGGGACGGCCGTAA
- a CDS encoding substrate-binding domain-containing protein, with amino-acid sequence MSSPCPDCSRILRLVLAGALLTCSLAAEPALARQLRVCADPNNLPFSNARQEGFENRIAELLARELKATLHYTWWAQRRGFIRNTLKAGSCDLVMAVPAGFEMVDTTSPYYRSTYVFVHRKDSPYRVRSFNDPILRSAKVGVHLMGDDYANTPPAHALSRRHIIDNVVGFPIYGDYSQPNPPARILDALAEGRIDVAIVWGPLAGFFARKEPVPLAMAPVSPALDQAFLPMEFDIAMGVRHGEKAFKAELEAVLKRRHDDIQKILGAYGVPQVASADRQEAER; translated from the coding sequence ATGTCTTCGCCCTGCCCTGATTGCAGCCGCATCCTTCGCTTGGTTCTGGCCGGAGCTCTGCTTACCTGCAGTCTGGCGGCCGAGCCGGCCTTGGCTCGCCAGCTTCGGGTCTGCGCCGATCCCAACAACCTGCCCTTTTCCAATGCCCGCCAGGAGGGCTTCGAGAACCGGATCGCCGAACTGCTGGCCCGTGAATTGAAGGCGACGCTGCATTACACCTGGTGGGCTCAGCGTCGCGGCTTCATCCGCAATACCCTCAAGGCCGGCAGCTGTGACCTGGTCATGGCCGTGCCCGCCGGGTTCGAGATGGTGGACACGACTTCCCCTTATTACCGCTCCACCTATGTGTTCGTCCATCGAAAGGACAGTCCCTACCGGGTCCGCTCCTTCAATGACCCCATCCTGCGCAGCGCCAAAGTGGGCGTGCATCTGATGGGCGATGACTACGCCAATACGCCGCCCGCCCATGCCCTGTCCCGGCGCCATATCATCGACAACGTGGTCGGCTTCCCGATTTACGGCGATTACAGCCAGCCCAATCCGCCGGCGCGGATTCTCGACGCCCTGGCCGAGGGGCGGATCGACGTGGCCATCGTCTGGGGCCCCTTGGCCGGCTTCTTTGCCCGCAAGGAGCCGGTGCCGCTGGCGATGGCGCCCGTCTCGCCCGCCCTGGACCAGGCCTTTCTGCCCATGGAGTTCGACATTGCCATGGGCGTCCGCCATGGCGAAAAGGCTTTCAAGGCTGAACTGGAGGCGGTGCTGAAGCGGCGGCATGATGATATCCAGAAAATCCTCGGCGCGTATGGCGTTCCCCAGGTCGCATCCGCCGACAGGCAGGAGGCTGAGCGATGA
- a CDS encoding cytochrome c oxidase assembly protein: MSGLRLSVHYLLLTALAAPAVAHAHWETPIDRNSLWAAWNMDLAVLIPLGLSGGLYAAGLFRLWRHSRVGAGIRPREATAFAAGWLTLFIALVSPLDALSNELFAAHMVQHETMMLVAAPFLVASKVFPAWLWSLPAGWRRGVEILARSGPVAALWAFCTRPLAAWLIHALILWSWHIPFLFQTALGNNGVHILQHLGFLFSALLFWWVMVNRRHGTAGRLLGAFYIFTTAIHTSLLGALLTFAASPWYPVYAATAPAWGLSPVEDQQLGGLIMWVPGGAVFMIVTLLSLMRYFQEAEQSRDLLLAKRK, translated from the coding sequence ATGAGCGGCCTGCGACTTTCCGTCCATTACCTGCTTCTGACAGCCCTGGCTGCACCCGCCGTCGCGCATGCACACTGGGAAACGCCTATCGATCGGAACAGCCTGTGGGCAGCCTGGAACATGGACCTGGCCGTTCTGATCCCGCTGGGATTATCGGGAGGTCTTTACGCCGCCGGTCTTTTCCGCCTCTGGCGGCATAGTCGGGTGGGCGCCGGCATCCGGCCGCGTGAGGCAACAGCCTTCGCCGCCGGTTGGTTGACGCTTTTCATCGCCTTGGTATCGCCGCTGGACGCTTTAAGCAATGAGCTTTTTGCGGCCCATATGGTCCAGCACGAAACCATGATGCTGGTGGCCGCCCCGTTCCTAGTAGCCAGCAAAGTTTTTCCGGCCTGGCTGTGGAGCCTGCCGGCAGGCTGGCGCCGGGGCGTCGAAATCCTGGCGAGAAGTGGTCCCGTGGCCGCCCTCTGGGCTTTCTGCACGCGGCCTCTGGCCGCGTGGCTCATCCATGCCCTGATCCTGTGGAGTTGGCATATCCCTTTTCTTTTCCAGACGGCGTTAGGCAATAATGGCGTACACATTCTCCAGCACCTGGGCTTTTTGTTTTCCGCGCTGCTGTTCTGGTGGGTTATGGTGAACCGGCGGCATGGGACTGCCGGGAGGCTGTTGGGAGCCTTCTACATTTTCACCACGGCTATTCACACCAGCCTTCTCGGTGCCCTGCTGACTTTCGCTGCCAGCCCCTGGTATCCTGTCTATGCCGCCACGGCACCTGCCTGGGGGCTTTCGCCCGTCGAGGATCAGCAGCTTGGCGGTCTGATCATGTGGGTGCCGGGCGGCGCTGTCTTCATGATCGTAACCCTGTTGTCGCTGATGCGCTACTTTCAGGAGGCCGAACAAAGCCGGGATCTGCTCCTGGCCAAACGGAAATGA
- a CDS encoding c-type cytochrome, with amino-acid sequence MNMGNAMPAKILALGILLPVLAGLSACGPDKEDRRLSQMISGDPARGKTALYNYGCGSCHTIPGVTGANGLVGPPLAGVGKRWYLAGMLPNTPDNMVAWIMHPQQINPKTVMPSMKVPEDTARDMAAYLYSTSK; translated from the coding sequence ATGAATATGGGAAACGCTATGCCGGCAAAGATTCTCGCTCTGGGTATTCTGCTCCCCGTCCTGGCCGGGCTTTCGGCCTGCGGCCCGGACAAGGAGGACAGGCGCCTGTCCCAAATGATCAGCGGCGATCCCGCCCGCGGCAAGACGGCGCTCTACAACTACGGCTGCGGCAGCTGCCATACCATCCCCGGCGTGACCGGCGCCAATGGCTTGGTCGGCCCGCCCCTGGCCGGCGTCGGCAAGCGCTGGTATCTGGCCGGCATGCTGCCCAATACGCCGGACAACATGGTCGCCTGGATCATGCACCCGCAGCAGATCAATCCGAAAACGGTGATGCCTTCCATGAAGGTACCTGAAGACACGGCCCGCGACATGGCGGCGTACCTGTACAGCACCTCGAAATAG
- a CDS encoding c-type cytochrome — protein sequence MKVCKIQPIVKAGLAALLLVLLTGCEREQQPTREGPAARMAPAGMPMVDLQPGQPTERPKIANPYEGQVHAINDGRRLYSWFNCIGCHAGGGGGMGPPLMDDHWIYGSEPAAIFATIMEGRPNGMPSFRGRIPEDDVWKIVAYIRSLSGLGTRLPEGTRSLPLQDEASGNLKQGPKELKQYHKEAAGD from the coding sequence ATGAAAGTCTGCAAAATTCAACCGATTGTGAAAGCCGGGCTGGCGGCCCTGCTGCTTGTCCTGCTGACGGGCTGCGAGCGTGAACAGCAACCGACACGGGAAGGCCCTGCGGCCCGTATGGCGCCGGCCGGCATGCCCATGGTGGATCTGCAGCCGGGCCAGCCCACGGAGCGCCCGAAAATAGCCAATCCCTATGAAGGTCAGGTGCATGCCATCAACGATGGCAGACGGCTCTATTCCTGGTTCAACTGCATCGGCTGCCATGCCGGCGGTGGCGGCGGCATGGGGCCACCGCTAATGGACGATCACTGGATTTACGGTAGCGAGCCTGCCGCCATTTTCGCGACCATCATGGAGGGCCGGCCGAACGGCATGCCGTCATTCCGCGGCCGGATTCCGGAGGACGACGTCTGGAAAATCGTCGCCTATATCCGCTCGCTGAGCGGCCTGGGCACCAGGCTGCCGGAAGGCACCCGGAGCCTGCCCTTGCAGGACGAGGCATCCGGCAATCTGAAGCAAGGGCCCAAGGAGCTGAAGCAGTATCACAAGGAGGCCGCAGGTGACTAG
- a CDS encoding gluconokinase: MDNPLNAGTCRPADASGYVLIIAGVSGAGKTTVGKALAERLNWRYIEGDDFHPAANVAKMQRGEPLNDADREPWLRRLREEIKTCLDQGERAVLACSALKESYRARLRPDPERVHFVFLTGSYETLHRRLAQRRDHFMGPDLLTSQLETLDLPEGGLIVDIDQPVDAIVDAIMADLSL, translated from the coding sequence ATGGATAACCCATTGAATGCCGGAACATGCCGCCCAGCCGACGCCTCCGGCTATGTGCTGATCATCGCCGGCGTTTCCGGCGCCGGCAAGACGACCGTGGGCAAGGCGCTGGCCGAACGTTTGAACTGGCGCTATATCGAAGGCGACGATTTCCACCCCGCCGCCAACGTCGCCAAGATGCAGCGCGGCGAACCGTTGAACGATGCCGACAGGGAGCCCTGGCTGCGCCGCCTGCGGGAAGAAATCAAAACCTGTCTTGACCAGGGCGAGCGGGCCGTCCTGGCCTGTTCGGCGCTCAAGGAAAGCTACCGCGCACGGCTGCGCCCGGATCCGGAGCGGGTGCATTTCGTCTTTCTCACGGGCAGTTATGAAACCCTGCATCGACGGCTCGCGCAGCGGCGCGATCATTTCATGGGTCCGGATTTGCTGACCAGCCAGCTGGAAACTCTGGACCTGCCCGAGGGTGGCTTGATCGTCGATATCGACCAGCCTGTAGACGCGATTGTGGATGCGATAATGGCCGATCTGAGCCTGTAG
- the coxB gene encoding cytochrome c oxidase subunit II — protein MDLRRLRPVSLVLSVALLSACAGHQSALDPQGPVAERITLFFWIMVSVAGVILALVLVLLVAGQFRGWRQRQHRPLTYIQSRNLVIAAGLVMPVVVLLAFSLSSAATDRVLGKPLPEDALTIEVIGHQWWWEVHYLDNRQNRIVTTANEIHIPVGQPVRLLLKSADVIHSFWVPNLNGKTDLIPGKTNTSWVQADRSGTFRGQCGEFCGLQHARMAFLVEAQPAAEFQAWLDRQKQPAATPADPALARGQEVFLSSQCIMCHSVRGTRAQGRVAPDLTHFGSRQTLAAASVPNSRGHLAGWILNPQSIKPGNFMPPTQLAPDDLSALLDYLHSLR, from the coding sequence ATGGACCTTCGCAGGCTACGCCCTGTCAGCCTTGTCTTAAGCGTCGCTCTGCTGTCAGCCTGCGCCGGCCATCAGTCCGCCCTGGACCCGCAAGGGCCGGTGGCTGAACGCATCACGCTGTTTTTCTGGATCATGGTCAGCGTGGCCGGAGTCATCCTGGCGCTGGTGCTGGTCCTGCTGGTCGCAGGCCAGTTCCGCGGCTGGCGGCAGAGGCAGCACAGGCCCCTGACCTATATCCAGAGCCGCAATCTCGTGATTGCCGCGGGCCTGGTCATGCCCGTCGTGGTTCTGCTCGCCTTCAGTCTTTCCAGCGCGGCGACCGACCGGGTGCTGGGCAAGCCGCTGCCGGAAGATGCCCTCACCATTGAAGTGATCGGCCACCAGTGGTGGTGGGAGGTGCACTATCTGGACAACCGGCAGAACCGCATCGTCACCACCGCCAACGAAATCCATATTCCGGTAGGGCAGCCGGTGCGTCTACTGCTGAAGTCTGCCGACGTCATTCACAGTTTCTGGGTGCCCAATCTCAACGGCAAAACCGACCTGATTCCGGGCAAAACCAACACCAGCTGGGTCCAGGCCGACCGGTCCGGCACGTTCCGCGGCCAATGCGGAGAATTCTGCGGCCTGCAGCATGCGCGCATGGCCTTTCTGGTGGAGGCCCAGCCGGCTGCGGAATTCCAGGCCTGGCTGGATCGCCAGAAGCAGCCGGCGGCAACGCCCGCTGATCCGGCACTGGCGCGCGGCCAGGAAGTCTTTCTGTCCTCTCAGTGCATTATGTGCCACTCGGTGCGCGGCACCAGGGCGCAAGGCCGCGTAGCGCCGGACCTGACCCACTTCGGCAGCCGGCAGACCCTGGCCGCCGCCTCCGTGCCCAATTCCCGAGGGCATCTGGCAGGCTGGATTCTCAATCCCCAGAGCATCAAGCCGGGCAACTTCATGCCTCCGACCCAGCTGGCTCCGGACGATCTGTCCGCCCTGCTGGATTATCTGCACAGTCTCAGGTGA